From the Pedobacter cryoconitis genome, one window contains:
- a CDS encoding cupin domain-containing protein, whose product MKKVTLITLLLCAVFITVHAQQISKAINVTKTPPKVIFKQLINTEDLKNQEVTVVVVTIAPGEVSSPHIHPIPTVGYVLEGEVEMNFNGKTHRFKKGEAFYEVPNETHKGTKNLSATKDAKLLVYFIGTKGKPFIAPAR is encoded by the coding sequence TACTATTATGCGCAGTATTTATTACAGTACATGCGCAACAAATCTCAAAAGCCATAAACGTTACTAAAACGCCGCCTAAGGTAATTTTCAAACAATTGATCAATACAGAGGATCTAAAAAACCAGGAAGTCACGGTAGTAGTCGTAACAATTGCTCCGGGAGAGGTTTCAAGCCCGCATATACATCCGATCCCTACAGTTGGTTATGTATTGGAAGGAGAAGTAGAAATGAATTTTAATGGTAAAACCCATCGTTTTAAAAAAGGGGAAGCTTTCTATGAAGTTCCCAATGAAACGCATAAAGGAACAAAAAACCTGAGTGCAACAAAAGATGCCAAACTACTGGTATATTTTATCGGCACTAAAGGAAAACCATTTATAGCACCCGCCCGTTAA